A window of the Artemia franciscana chromosome 3, ASM3288406v1, whole genome shotgun sequence genome harbors these coding sequences:
- the LOC136025355 gene encoding cuticle protein 16.5-like: MKCMIALLALVSIAYSAPTTLTYSAPFVHTHGAVAYAAPTAYVSPLAYSAPAVAPISYAAPAPIAYAHPAPVAYAAQAPLAYAAHASVAAPVYSGPIAYASPAVKIEAPVAPSVVQTGTKVESVYEPVEQHGYQIAY, from the exons ATGAAGTGCATG ATCGCTCTCCTGGCTCTCGTTTCAATTGCCTACAGTGCCCCAACAACTCTAACTTACAGCGCACCCTTTGTCCATACTCATGGAGCTGTAGCCTATGCAGCACCCACTGCCTATGTTTCACCTCTAGCTTACAGTGCTCCAGCCGTGGCACCTATTTCTTATGCTGCTCCTGCACCAATTGCTTATGCTCATCCAGCACCAGTTGCCTATGCTGCTCAAGCTCCTTTGGCCTATGCCGCTCATGCATCAGTTGCTGCCCCAGTCTATTCAGGTCCTATTGCATATGCATCCCCTGCTGTGAAGATTGAGGCCCCTGTGGCACCAAGTGTCGTCCAGACTGGCACTAAGGTTGAATCTGTATACGAACCAGTTGAACAACATGGCTACCAAATTGCATACTGA